From one Takifugu rubripes chromosome 14, fTakRub1.2, whole genome shotgun sequence genomic stretch:
- the rxfp1 gene encoding relaxin receptor 1 — MHLYVAVILVYGVSALNITEEATSCPLGYFPCGNLSVCLPQLMHCNGINDCGNQADEENCGDNNGWPHLFDKYFGMPSYNAVVKSNMCLLGTVPEFCLCRDLELDCDRAQLPDIPLVAVNVTMMSFQRNLLQELKAKMFFRYQSLQKLYLQHNRIQDVHPDAFRGLYNLTRLYLSYNKISVLMPGVFRDLHKLEWLILENNDIHQVSPMTFSGLNSLVLLVLLNNSLTKLDDICREMPKLNWLDLEGNLLETIGNVSFHSCSMLTVLVLQQNRISHIDEQAFSVPQKLGELDLSSNRLVAIPPNLFLLLEDLLQLNISYNPIMELQVNHFDKLAKLKSLSIEGIEIENIQRRMFEPLKYLTHIYFKKFQYCGYAPHVRSCKPNTDGISSFEDLLANIVLRVFVWVVSATTCFSNIFVICMRAYIRSENKLHAMCIISLCCADGLMGVYLFMIGAYDLKYRGEYNRHAQAWMDSIQCQVIGSLAMLSTEVSVLLLTYLTLEKYICIVYPFQYLTPGWQRTVSILLGIWVFGFVVAFLPLACKEPFRNFYGTNGVCFPLHSEQPETLWAYVYSIVIFLGLNLVAFLIIVFSYASMFYNIQRTGTQTTKYSNHIKKEVTIAKRFFSIVITDSLCWIPIFILKILSLLHVEIPGTISSWVVIFILPINSALNPILYTLTTRPFKETILQVWANYRQKRPLLSGQPPHHPSLTWQEMWPLQDSNQGVIATKPLETTATVAKLTPVETTERNSDLTVCTQPQKKQHKMLSVCSQKQVMSQTLIHTHICTQTNELM, encoded by the exons GAGACAATAATGGCTGGCCCCATCTTTTCGACAAGTATTTCGGAATGCCGAGCTACAATGCTGTGGTCAAGTCCAACATGTGCC TGCTGGGGACCGTCCCAGAGTTCTGCCTGTGCCGGGACCTGGAGCTGGACTGTGACAGAGCGCAGCTTCCTGATATCCCATTGGTGGCCGTAAATGTCACCATGAT GTCCTTTCAAAGAAATCTTCTTCAGGAGCTGAAAGCAAAGATGTTCTTTAGGTATCAGAGCCTCCAGAAACT GTATCTCCAGCACAACAGGATTCAAGATGTGCATCCTGATGCATTCAGAGGTCTTTATAATTTAACAAGGCT ATATCTGAGCTATAACAAGATTTCTGTCCTCATGCCGGGGGTCTTCCGGGACCTGCACAAGTTGGAGTGGTT gaTCTTGGAAAATAATGACATCCATCAAGTGTCCCCAATGACCTTTTCTGGTTTGAACTCGCTTGTTTTATT GGTTTTGCTGAACAACTCTTTGACAAAGCTGGATGACATCTGTCGAGAAATGCCAAAGCTGAACTGGCT GGATTTAGAAGGAAATCTTCTAGAAACCATCGGAAATGTCTCTTTTCATTCATGCAGCATGCTCACTGTTCT ggttctgcagcagaacaggatCAGTCATATAGATGAACAGGCTTTCTCGGTCCCCCAGAAGCTTGGTGAATT GGATCTCTCCAGCAACAGACTGGTGGCCATCCCCCCAAATCTCTTTCTATTGCTGGAGGatttgctgcagct GAATATATCATATAATCCAATAATGGAGCTCCAAGTCAACCACTTTGATAAGTTGGCCAAGCTGAAGTCATT AAGCATAGAAGGGATAGAAATTGAAAACATACAACGGCGGATGTTCGAGCCTCTTAAATACTTGACACACAT CTACTTCAAGAAGTTCCAGTACTGCGGCTACGCTCCTCATGTGCGTAGCTGCAAACCCAACACCGATGGGATTTCATCCTTTGAAGACCTGCTGGCCAACATCGTGCTGAGGGTCTTCGTGTGGGTGGTCTCTGCCACCACTTGTTTCAGCAACATCTTCGTTATCTGCATGCGTGCATACATCCGATCTGAGAATAAACTCCACGCCATGTGCATTATCTCCCTCTGTT GCGCAGATGGACTGATGGGGGTCTACCTTTTCATGATTGGTGCTTATGATCTGAAGTACCGTGGCGAGTACAACCGGCATGCGCAGGCATGGATGGACAGCATTCAGTGTCAGGTCATTGGTTCTTTGGCCATGTTGTCCACAGAGGTATcggtcctcctcctcacttATCTCACCCTGGAGAAATACATCTGCATCGTCTACCCTTTCCAATACTTGACGCCTGGCTGGCAAAGAACCGTCTCGATACTTCTTGGGATTTGGGTGTTCGGCTTCGTTGTTGCCTTTCTGCCGCTGGCCTGCAAGGAGCCTTTCCGCAACTTTTACGGGACCAATggagtttgttttcctctccattCCGAGCAGCCAGAGACCCTTTGGGCTTATGTGTACTCCATTGTAATTTTCCTGG gtttGAACTTGGTGGCATTTCTCATCATTGTCTTCTCCTACGCGAGCATGTTTTATAACATCCAGCGAACAGGGACCCAGACTACTAAATACAGCAACCACATCAAGAAAGAGGTGACCATCGCCAAAAGGTTCTTCTCTATCGTCATCACTGACTCTCTTTGCTGGATCCCAATTTTCATCCTCAAGATCCTGTCACTACTTCACGTGGAGATTCCCG gTACAATCAGCTCCTGGGTTGTCATATTCATTCTCCCCATCAACAGCGCCCTGAACCCCATCCTTTACACTTTAACAACGCGGCCTTTTAAAGAAACTATTTTGCAGGTTTGGGCTAATTACAGGCAGAAGAGGCCCCTGCTTAGCGGTCAGCCGCCACATCATCCATCACTGACTTGGCAGGAGATGTGGCCCTTGCAGGACAGCAACCAGGGTGTCATCGCTACAAAACCACTGGAAACAACGGCTACGGTTGCCAAGCTCACCCCCGTGGAAACTACAGAGAGGAACAGTGACCTGACCGTGTGCACACAGccacagaaaaagcagcatAAAATGCTGTCAGTTTGCTCCCAGAAACAAGTGATGtcacaaacactcatacatacacacatttgcacGCAAACAAATGAACTGATGTAG
- the etfdh gene encoding electron transfer flavoprotein-ubiquinone oxidoreductase, mitochondrial isoform X1, translating into MFPVSRYSIQDFISVQAHRCIKALRTVQTEPAASQLYTTVNRRTCSSVSAPRITTHYTIHPRDQDSRWEGMEMERFADEADVVIVGGGPAGLSAAIRLKQLANKHGKELRVCLVEKASQIGAHTLSGACLEPSALTELFPDWKERGAPLNTPVTEDVFSILTEKHRIPVPMLPGLPMMNHGNYIVRLGNFVRWLGEQAEELGVEIYPGYAAAEVLFHEDGSVKGIATNDVGIAKDGSPKDVFERGMELHAKVTLFGEGCHGHLAKQLYKCFNLRENCEPQTYAIGLKELWSIEEKKWRPGRVEHSVGWPLNRNTYGGSFLYHLNEGEPLVALGFVVGLDYNNPYLSPFREFQRWKHHPFVAPTLEGGQRIAYGARALNEGGLQSIPKLTFPGGILIGCSPGFMNVPKIKGTHTAMKSGMLAAEAIFPRVTAENSESETAGLHIPEYSDNLKKSWVWKELHSVRNIRPSFHNYFGLYGGMIYTGIFYWIFRGKEPWTLKHCGLDADQLKPAKDCTPIEYPKPDGKISFDLLSSVALSGTNHEGDQPPHLTLKDDSVPVARNLAIYDGPEQRFCPAGVYEYVPMETGDGMRLQINAQNCVHCKTCDIKDPSQNINWVVPEGGGGPAYNGM; encoded by the exons ATGTTTCCAGTTAGCAGATACTCTATTCAAG ACTTTATCTCTGTCCAAGCCCACAGGTGTATCAAGGCTTTGAGGACCGTGCAGACGGAACCTGCTGCATCTCAGCTCTACACAACAGTAAACAGACGGACATGTTCCTCGGTGTCAGCACCTCGCATTACAACACACTACACCATCCATCCGCGAGATCAAGACTCACGATGGGAAG GAATGGAAATGGAGAGATTTGCAGACGAGGCAGATGTGGTGATAGTAGGTGGAGGCCCCGCTGGGCTTTCAGCGGCCATCCGCCTAAAGCAGCTGGCCAACAAACACGGGAAGGAGTTGCGAGTGTGCCTTGTGGAGAAGGCCTCACAGATTGGTGCACACACCCTGTCGGGGGCCTGCCTGGAGCCCAGTGCCCTCACTGAGCTCTTTCCTGATTGGAAAGAACGGGGG GCACCCTTGAATACTCCAGTGACTGAAGATGTGTTCAGCATTTtaacagagaaacacagaatTCCTGTCCCAATGTTGCCAG GGCTGCCTATGATGAATCACGGTAATTACATCGTGAGGTTGGGGAACTTTGTCCGCTGGCTGGGGGAGCAGGCGGAGGAGCTTGGCGTTGAGATCTATCCTGGCTATGCTGCAGCTGAG GTTTTATTTCATGAAGATGGAAGTGTAAAGGGAATTGCTACCAACGATGTAGGCATTGCCAAGGACGGTTCACCAAAG GATGTTTTTGAGAGAGGAATGGAGCTCCATGCTAAAGTCACGTTATTTGGTGAGGGTTGCCATGGCCACTTGGCCAAACAACTTTACAAGTGCTTCAACCTGCGTGAAAACTGTGAACCGCAGACCTACGCCATTGGCCTGAAGGAG ctgTGGTCCATAGAAGAAAAGAAGTGGAGGCCAGGCAGAGTAGAACATTCTGTAGGTTGGCCTCTCAACAGGAACACATATGGAGGTTCTTTTCTCTATCACTTGAATGAAGGAGAGCCTCTTGTGGCCTTGGGTTTTGTG gttgGTCTAGACTACAACAATCCTTATTTGAGCCCCTTCAGGGAGTTCCAGCGCTGGAAGCATCACCCATTTGTTGCCCCAACTCtagagggggggcagaggatcGCATATGGAGCCCGAGCATTGAATGAAGGAGGATTACAG TCCATCCCCAAACTCACGTTCCCTGGAGggattctgattggctgcagcccTGGTTTCATGAATGTCCCGAAGATTAAAGGCACCCACACGGCGATGAAGAGCGGCATGTTGGCTGCTGAGGCCATTTTCCCCAGAGTCACGGCAGAAAACTCCGAGTCGGAGACAGCAG GGCTCCATATACCTGAATATTCTGATAACCTGAAGAAATCATGGGTGTGGAAGGAGTTGCATTCAGTCAGAAACATCCGGCCATCATTCCACAACTACTTTGGCCTGTATGGTGGAATGATCTACACTGGAATCTTCTACTGGATCTTTAGAGGAAAAGAGCCATGGACCCTCAAAcactgtg GTCTTGATGCGGACCAGCTGAAGCCGGCTAAAGATTGCACGCCAATTGAATATCCCAAGCCTGACGGCAAGATAAGCTTCGACCTGCTCTCCTCCGTGGCCCTGAGCGGCACCAATCACGAGGGCGACCAGCCCCCCCACCTGACTCTAAAGGATGACAGCGTCCCGGTTGCCAGGAACTTGGCCATATATGATGGGCCCGAGCAACGTTTCTGCCCTGCAG GTGTTTATGAGTACGTTCCCATGGAAACTGGTGACGGGATGAGGTTGCAGATAAACGCGCAGAACTGCGTTCATTGCAAGACCTGCGATATCAAGGACCCGAGCCAAAACATCAACTGGGTGGTGCCAGAAGGCGGCGGCGGACCGGCCTACAATGGGATGTGA
- the etfdh gene encoding electron transfer flavoprotein-ubiquinone oxidoreductase, mitochondrial isoform X2 — translation MFPVSRYSIQAHRCIKALRTVQTEPAASQLYTTVNRRTCSSVSAPRITTHYTIHPRDQDSRWEGMEMERFADEADVVIVGGGPAGLSAAIRLKQLANKHGKELRVCLVEKASQIGAHTLSGACLEPSALTELFPDWKERGAPLNTPVTEDVFSILTEKHRIPVPMLPGLPMMNHGNYIVRLGNFVRWLGEQAEELGVEIYPGYAAAEVLFHEDGSVKGIATNDVGIAKDGSPKDVFERGMELHAKVTLFGEGCHGHLAKQLYKCFNLRENCEPQTYAIGLKELWSIEEKKWRPGRVEHSVGWPLNRNTYGGSFLYHLNEGEPLVALGFVVGLDYNNPYLSPFREFQRWKHHPFVAPTLEGGQRIAYGARALNEGGLQSIPKLTFPGGILIGCSPGFMNVPKIKGTHTAMKSGMLAAEAIFPRVTAENSESETAGLHIPEYSDNLKKSWVWKELHSVRNIRPSFHNYFGLYGGMIYTGIFYWIFRGKEPWTLKHCGLDADQLKPAKDCTPIEYPKPDGKISFDLLSSVALSGTNHEGDQPPHLTLKDDSVPVARNLAIYDGPEQRFCPAGVYEYVPMETGDGMRLQINAQNCVHCKTCDIKDPSQNINWVVPEGGGGPAYNGM, via the exons ATGTTTCCAGTTAGCAGATACTCTATTCAAG CCCACAGGTGTATCAAGGCTTTGAGGACCGTGCAGACGGAACCTGCTGCATCTCAGCTCTACACAACAGTAAACAGACGGACATGTTCCTCGGTGTCAGCACCTCGCATTACAACACACTACACCATCCATCCGCGAGATCAAGACTCACGATGGGAAG GAATGGAAATGGAGAGATTTGCAGACGAGGCAGATGTGGTGATAGTAGGTGGAGGCCCCGCTGGGCTTTCAGCGGCCATCCGCCTAAAGCAGCTGGCCAACAAACACGGGAAGGAGTTGCGAGTGTGCCTTGTGGAGAAGGCCTCACAGATTGGTGCACACACCCTGTCGGGGGCCTGCCTGGAGCCCAGTGCCCTCACTGAGCTCTTTCCTGATTGGAAAGAACGGGGG GCACCCTTGAATACTCCAGTGACTGAAGATGTGTTCAGCATTTtaacagagaaacacagaatTCCTGTCCCAATGTTGCCAG GGCTGCCTATGATGAATCACGGTAATTACATCGTGAGGTTGGGGAACTTTGTCCGCTGGCTGGGGGAGCAGGCGGAGGAGCTTGGCGTTGAGATCTATCCTGGCTATGCTGCAGCTGAG GTTTTATTTCATGAAGATGGAAGTGTAAAGGGAATTGCTACCAACGATGTAGGCATTGCCAAGGACGGTTCACCAAAG GATGTTTTTGAGAGAGGAATGGAGCTCCATGCTAAAGTCACGTTATTTGGTGAGGGTTGCCATGGCCACTTGGCCAAACAACTTTACAAGTGCTTCAACCTGCGTGAAAACTGTGAACCGCAGACCTACGCCATTGGCCTGAAGGAG ctgTGGTCCATAGAAGAAAAGAAGTGGAGGCCAGGCAGAGTAGAACATTCTGTAGGTTGGCCTCTCAACAGGAACACATATGGAGGTTCTTTTCTCTATCACTTGAATGAAGGAGAGCCTCTTGTGGCCTTGGGTTTTGTG gttgGTCTAGACTACAACAATCCTTATTTGAGCCCCTTCAGGGAGTTCCAGCGCTGGAAGCATCACCCATTTGTTGCCCCAACTCtagagggggggcagaggatcGCATATGGAGCCCGAGCATTGAATGAAGGAGGATTACAG TCCATCCCCAAACTCACGTTCCCTGGAGggattctgattggctgcagcccTGGTTTCATGAATGTCCCGAAGATTAAAGGCACCCACACGGCGATGAAGAGCGGCATGTTGGCTGCTGAGGCCATTTTCCCCAGAGTCACGGCAGAAAACTCCGAGTCGGAGACAGCAG GGCTCCATATACCTGAATATTCTGATAACCTGAAGAAATCATGGGTGTGGAAGGAGTTGCATTCAGTCAGAAACATCCGGCCATCATTCCACAACTACTTTGGCCTGTATGGTGGAATGATCTACACTGGAATCTTCTACTGGATCTTTAGAGGAAAAGAGCCATGGACCCTCAAAcactgtg GTCTTGATGCGGACCAGCTGAAGCCGGCTAAAGATTGCACGCCAATTGAATATCCCAAGCCTGACGGCAAGATAAGCTTCGACCTGCTCTCCTCCGTGGCCCTGAGCGGCACCAATCACGAGGGCGACCAGCCCCCCCACCTGACTCTAAAGGATGACAGCGTCCCGGTTGCCAGGAACTTGGCCATATATGATGGGCCCGAGCAACGTTTCTGCCCTGCAG GTGTTTATGAGTACGTTCCCATGGAAACTGGTGACGGGATGAGGTTGCAGATAAACGCGCAGAACTGCGTTCATTGCAAGACCTGCGATATCAAGGACCCGAGCCAAAACATCAACTGGGTGGTGCCAGAAGGCGGCGGCGGACCGGCCTACAATGGGATGTGA
- the ppid gene encoding peptidyl-prolyl cis-trans isomerase D, giving the protein MSHPTPSEKPTNPENPRVFLDVDIGGERAGRLVLELFADVAPKTAENFRALCTGEKGTGKSTGKPLHFKGCPFHRIIKKFMIQGGDFSNHNGTGGESIYGEKFEDENFHYMHDKVGLLSMANAGPNTNGSQFFITTVPTPHLDGKHVVFGQVLKGLGVVNMLESIETKEDAPVKPCAIADCGEHKDGDSWGSAPSDGSGDAHPDYPEDSDIDLKDVDQVLSVAEEVKNIGNKLFKSQDWKGAVSKYNKALRYLEASRDQLEEEEEVEKLQQKLEPTALSCYLNTAACHLKLQLWQEALDSCNQALELNETNTKALFRRAQAWQGLKEYSKALFDLKKAQEITPEDKAIVNEMKRVQLKIQEEKEKEKKIYAKMFA; this is encoded by the exons ATGTCTCACCCAACACCGTCCGAAAAGCCTACAAACCCCGAAAATCCCCGCGTTTTCCTCGACGTAGACATTGGTGGCGAAAGAG CTGGAAGATTAGTTCTGGAGCTGTTTGCTGATGTCGCCCCAAAAACTGCGGAAAATTTCCGGGCACTCTGCACTGGTGAGAAGGGCACTGGCAAATCAACTGGAAAGCCACTGCACTTCAAAGGATGCCCTTTCCATAGAA TCATCAAGAAGTTCATGATTCAAGGGGGTGACTTTTCCAATCACAATGGCACTGGTGGCGAGAGCATCTACGGAGAGAAATTTGAAGATGAAAATTTCCACTACATG CATGACAAGGTGGGCTTGCTCAGCATGGCCAACGCTGGACCCAACACTAATGGCTCCCAGTTCTTCATCACAACTGTCCCCACACCACATTTGGATGGCAAACACGTCGTTTTCGGACAAGTGTTGAAAGGGTTGGGAGTTGTCAATATGCTGGAGTCTATTGAAACGAAGGAGGACGCGCCTGTTAAg CCTTGTGCCATAGCCGACTGTGGTGAGCATAAGGACGGGGACAGCTGGGGCAGTGCACCAAGTGATGGGTCCGGGGACGCTCATCCAGACTACCCAGAGGACTCTGACATCGACTTGAAAGAT GTTGATCAAGTGCTATCTGTCGCTGAGGAAGTGAAAAATATTGGAAATAAACTTTTTAAGAGTCAAGACTGGAAAGGTGCAGTCAGTAAATATAACAAAGCTCTCAG GTACTTGGAGGCCAGCAGagatcagctggaggaggaggaggaggtggagaagctgcagcagaagctggagccCACAGCCCTCAGCTGCTACCTCAACACAGCGGCGTGTcacctgaagctgcagctgtggcaggaGGCTCTGGACAGCTGCAACCAG GCTCTTGAGCTCAATGAAACCAACACCAAGGCGCTTTTCCGAAGGGCCCAGGCTTGGCAGGGCTTGAAGGAATACAGCAAAGCCTTG tttgacctgaagaaagCACAAGAAATAACGCCTGAAGACAAAG CGATCGTCAACGAAATGAAGAGAGTCCAGCTCAAAattcaggaggagaaggagaaggaaaagaagattTACGCCAAGATGTTTGCATGA